From the genome of Elusimicrobiaceae bacterium:
GTGTGCGCTTTCATTTTTCCTCCGGCAGTATGGTGACCGGCGTGACCGCCAGTTTCAGAAAATCCTGCGCCAGCGCATACGCGCCGACATGTTTTCCGTAATGCATGGGCACGGCGGCGGCCGGGCCGAGCAGCGCGGCGGCCTGCGCCGCTTCTTGCGGGTCCATGGTGTAGGTGCCGCCGATTGGCAGGAGCGCCATATCCGTTTTCAGGGTTTTCATTTCAGGGATAAGGTCGGTGTCGCCGGCGTGGTAAACGCGCGTTCCGTCAACCGTGACGATAAAGCCGAGATTGCCGGCCTGTGCCGGGTGGAATGGCCTGCCGATATTATAAGCCGGCACAGTTTCAACGGCGATGCCGCACAGCGCGGTTTTCTCGCCGGGTGCAAGCGCGACGGTTTTCCGTGCCAGCGCGGCGGCGATGCCGGCGGGCCCGGCGATGACGGTATCGGGTTTTGACAGCGCGGCCACATCGTCCGGCGAGCAGTGGTCGTGGTGCGGGTGCGTTATGAGGACAAGGTCGGCTTTCGGGTTATCGCGGCTCAGGCGCCAAGGATCAATGTACAGAACCAGTCCGGCTTGTGTTTGAAGCCGGAACGAGGAATGTCCGTGCCAGTGAATATTCCGCATCATAACAGCCTCCGCGAGCAGGAATGCCGACCGCTTGATTCTAGCATTCTTTGAAAGCGCCGCAAAAACCCGCTTTATTAAAATGGGCAAATTGTGTACATTATAGATCAGTATGGGAAAAATGGATGAAGTTACAGGGCTGGTGAAAGCGTTCCTTTCCGGCAAGGTTGACCTTATCGGGCTGGACATCGGCAGTTACGCGGTGAAAGGGGCGTCGGTAACGGTGTCAGGCAAATCGGCCAAAATAAAAGGCTGGGGCTACGAGCCGTACAATTTCAAGGCGAATGCCTCGATCGAGGATAAAAAGAAGCAGATGGCCGGCGCGCTAAAGAAGATGCTTGCCAACGCCCGGATAGCGAACAAGTCGGTCTGCATAGGCGTGTCCGGCAATTCCGTGATCGTGCGCTACGTCAAGATCCCCTGGATGGTGCGCACGGAGCTGGAGATGCGGCTGCGCGCCGAAGCCGAACCGTTTATTCCGTTCGATGTCAACGATGTCAATCTGGGTTTTCATAAAATCGCCGATATAAAGGAAGACGGCGCGAAGAAGATGGAAATCATTCTGGTGGCGGCCAAGCGCGAAATAATTTCGACCAAGATGGAAGTGGTATCCGCCGCGGGGCTTAACCCGCTCGTGATTGATGTGGACGTTTTTGCGCTGGACGGGCTCTGGAACCAGGTGGTTGCCGCGTCCGAGGAGCTGAAACCCGGCAGGCAGGCCGCGGGCGCGGACTCCGCGCCGGAGAAGCGTCCGGCTGTCATG
Proteins encoded in this window:
- a CDS encoding MBL fold metallo-hydrolase, producing MMRNIHWHGHSSFRLQTQAGLVLYIDPWRLSRDNPKADLVLITHPHHDHCSPDDVAALSKPDTVIAGPAGIAAALARKTVALAPGEKTALCGIAVETVPAYNIGRPFHPAQAGNLGFIVTVDGTRVYHAGDTDLIPEMKTLKTDMALLPIGGTYTMDPQEAAQAAALLGPAAAVPMHYGKHVGAYALAQDFLKLAVTPVTILPEEK
- the pilM gene encoding type IV pilus assembly protein PilM, with the translated sequence MDEVTGLVKAFLSGKVDLIGLDIGSYAVKGASVTVSGKSAKIKGWGYEPYNFKANASIEDKKKQMAGALKKMLANARIANKSVCIGVSGNSVIVRYVKIPWMVRTELEMRLRAEAEPFIPFDVNDVNLGFHKIADIKEDGAKKMEIILVAAKREIISTKMEVVSAAGLNPLVIDVDVFALDGLWNQVVAASEELKPGRQAAGADSAPEKRPAVMILNIGHKITNLAIIDNGVTRVARDILIAGATFNKAIAKNLGIETDRADEMKKEFGLDLSIYEQGADKAAPAPDPAAAEAGGGAAPVNGPAGMAAAQSGRQSSAISTIIYEVLKDLVVEVRRSVEFFYSQNADRSIGKVYLCGGSANLKNIDKFLAVELNTPVEVLNPFSLSSDASDTGPGDDTAPAMAVALGLSLRKMWDWQQ